One Phaseolus vulgaris cultivar G19833 chromosome 2, P. vulgaris v2.0, whole genome shotgun sequence DNA window includes the following coding sequences:
- the LOC137813005 gene encoding alpha-1,3-arabinosyltransferase XAT3-like gives MIYDTVLAKSFSRYEQKKLGYGAFVSCLFIVFSLCTVFKPYLGPVHVLNLKLFIGVDTKMLITGSSSQIGKVKENKAKVVVEDTGSSPQMDKNKVERKETEKEELLCTSEERTEFCQARGDIRVQGKSSTVYIASSKATMLEKNMSWSLKPYARRDDAGAMTSVREWTLKVVNVNQKVPQCTQNHSIPAVVFSTGGYTGNHFHEFTDILIPLFLTARQFNGKVQFIITNKRPWWISKHESLLKKLSHYEIMDIDEDDEVHCFPRVNVGLKRHHKELSIDPQKHSYSMKDFRAFLRSSYALKRLEAIKIINGQHRKPRLMILSRKRSRSFINTDEIEKMAKSFGFDVIVMEAGRSMWGFAHVVNSCDVLLGVHGAGLTNILFLPENAVFIQVVPYALEWLATNDFGMPSKDMNIKYLEYKISLEESTLVEQYPVDHMFMKDPSVIGKMGWQEFKSVYLDKQNIKLDVDRFKPTLQRALELLNK, from the exons ATGATTTACGACACAGTGCTAGCCAAAAGCTTTAGTCGTTATGAGCAGAAAAAGTTGGGATATGGAGCATTTGTGAGCTGCTTGTTCATAGTTTTCAGTCTTTGCACTGTGTTTAAGCCTTATTTGGGTCCTGTGCATGTGT TGAACCTGAAGCTCTTCATAGGTGTTGACACCAAAATGCTGATCACTGGCAGCTCTTCACAAATAGGCAAAG TTAAAGAGAATAAAGCCAAAGTTGTAGTTGAAGACACTGGCAGTTCTCCACAAATGGATAAAAATAAAG ttgaaagaaaagaaacagaGAAAGAGGAGCTACTATGCACTTCAGAAGAAAGAACAGAATTTTGCCAAGCAAGGGGAGATATCAGAGTCCAAGGAAAATCCTCCACTGTATACATTGCTTCATCCAAGGCAACAATGTTGGAAAAAAACATGTCATGGAGTTTAAAGCCTTATGCAAGAAGGGATGATGCAGGTGCAATGACTTCTGTAAGAGAATGGACATTGAAGGTGGTGAATGTTAACCAGAAAGTCCCCCAATGCACCCAAAATCACAGCATTCCAGCTGTAGTGTTTTCTACTGGAGGGTATACCGGTAACCACTTCCATGAATTCACTGACATTCTTATTCCCTTGTTTTTGACTGCCAGACAATTCAATGGAAAAGTACAGTTTATCATAACCAATAAGCGTCCTTGGTGGATTTCAAAACATGAATCACTTCTTAAGAAGTTGTCACACTATGAGATTATGGACattgatgaagatgatgaagtTCATTGCTTCCCAAGGGTGAATGTGGGTCTCAAACGGCACCATAAAGAACTAAGCATTGACCCTCAAAAACACTCCTATTCTATGAAGGACTTCAGGGCTTTTTTGAGAAGTTCCTATGCATTGAAGAGATTAGAAGCAATCAAAATCATAAATGGTCAACATAGGAAGCCAAGGCTCATGATTCTTTCAAGAAAAAGATCAAGATCCTTCATTAATACTGATGAAATAGAAAAAATGGCCAAGAGTTTTGGTTTTGATGTGATTGTTATGGAAGCAGGGAGGAGCATGTGGGGCTTTGCTCATGTTGTGAATTCATGTGATGTGTTATTGGGAGTTCATGGAGCAGGTCTCACTAACATACTTTTCCTTCCAGAAAATGCAGTTTTCATTCAGGTTGTGCCTTATGCATTGGAGTGGCTTGCCACAAATGACTTTGGAATGCCCTCAAAGGATATGAACATCAAATACTTGGAATATAAAATAAGCTTAGAAGAAAGCACTCTTGTAGAACAATACCCTGTAGATCACATGTTTATGAAGGATCCCTCAGTTATTGGGAAAATGGGATGGCAAGAATTTAAGTCTGTGTATTTGGACAAGCAAAATATAAAGCTTGATGTTGATAGGTTTAAGCCTACATTGCAAAGAGCTCTAGAGCTGTTGAATAAATAA
- the LOC137813006 gene encoding 1-aminocyclopropane-1-carboxylate oxidase-like — protein MANFPVINFENINGEKRKATLEKIEDACENWGFFELVNHGIPLELLDSVEKLTKEHYRKSMEQRFKEAVASKGLEGIKGEMKDMDWESTFFLRHLPDSNISEIPDLSEDYRKAMKEFAQKLEKLAEELLDLLCENLGLEKGYLKKAFHGSKGPNFGTKVANYPPCPKPELVKGLRAHTDAGGIILLLQDDKVSGLQLLKDGQWVDVPPMRHSIVVNLGDQLEVITNGKYKSVEHRVIAKSDGTRMSIASFYNPAGDAVIYPAPPLLERKTEVIDKVYPKFVFEDYMRLYTTLKFQPKKPRFEAMKSVNTY, from the exons ATGGCAAACTTCCCAGTGATCAACTTTGAGAATATCAATGGTGAGAAGAGAAAGGCTACCCTAGAGAAGATTGAAGATGCTTGTGAAAACTGGGGATTTTTTGAG TTGGTAAATCATGGAATACCCCTTGAGCTTTTGGATAGTGTGGAAAAGTTAACAAAAGAGCATTATAGGAAAAGCATGGAGCAAAGGTTCAAGGAGGCAGTGGCAAGCAAGGGGTTGGAGGGTATCAAAGGTGAAATGAAGGACATGGACTGGGAGAGCACCTTCTTCTTGCGCCATCTTCCAGATTCCAACATCTCTGAAATTCCTGATCTCAGTGAAGATTACAG GAAGGCAATGAAGGAATTTGCACAAAAATTAGAGAAACTTGCAGAGGAGTTGCTAGACCTTTTGTGTGAAAATCTTGGATTAGAGAAGGGGTACCTGAAGAAAGCCTTCCATGGATCAAAGGGTCCAAATTTTGGCACAAAGGTAGCAAACTACCCTCCATGTCCAAAGCCAGAGCTGGTGAAGGGTCTTCGTGCTCACACAGATGCAGGTGGGATTATCCTTCTCTTGCAAGATGACAAGGTCAGTGGCCTGCAGCTTCTCAAAGATGGTCAGTGGGTGGATGTGCCTCCAATGCGCCACTCCATTGTTGTTAACCTTGGTGACCAACTTGAG GTAATCACCAATGGAAAATACAAAAGTGTGGAGCACCGTGTGATTGCTAAAAGTGATGGGACTAGAATGTCCATAGCCTCATTCTACAACCCTGCAGGTGATGCTGTTATCTATCCTGCACCACCATTGTTGGAGAGAAAAACAGAAGTGATAGACAAAGTGTACCCAAAATTTGTGTTTGAGGATTACATGAGGCTCTACACTACACTGAAGTTCCAACCAAAGAAGCCAAGATTTGAAGCTATGAAAAGTGTGAACACATATTAG
- the LOC137813007 gene encoding protein DETOXIFICATION 16-like — protein MDGEDQKSSIQSPLIHITVEDRLKVDSIQLNKDKAIERAELYEEVRKQLWLAGPLVSVSILNYSLQIISVMFVGHLGQLQLSAASLATSFASVTGFSLLVGVASALDTLCGQSYGAKQHHMLGIHMQRAMLVLMIVSIHLAFIWANTSSILTALGQDPEISAEAGQYARLMIPSLFAYGLLQCLNKFLQTQNIVFPMVFSSGVTTLLHIAICWTMVFKFGLGNRGAAIANAISYWINVLILILYVKFSPSCSKTWTGFSKEALHGIPSFLRLAIPSAVMVCLEMWSFEMMVLLSGLLPNPKLEASVLSICLNTSTTAWMIPFGLSGAVSTRVSNELGAGHPRAARLAVYFVFVMAITEGTLIGAVMILMRNIWGYAYSNEVEVVQYVAIMLPILALSIFLDALQCVLSGTARGCGWQKKGALINLGSYYLVGIPSAIYFSFVMHIGGKGLWLGIICALVVQVSCLFVITARTDWEQEARKAKERVYCSMTAGHEGDSFCT, from the exons ATGGATGGAGAAGATCAAAAGTCATCTATACAATCTCCATTGATACATATCACGGTGGAAGATAGGCTCAAAGTTGATAGTATACAACTAAACAAGGATAAGGCAATAGAGAGAGCTGAACTCTATGAAGAAGTGAGGAAACAGTTATGGCTAGCAGGGCCTTTAGTATCTGTTTCTATATTAAATTATTCCCTACAAATTATATCTGTAATGTTTGTTGGGCATCTCGGCCAATTGCAACTCTCTGCTGCTTCATTGGCTACTTCTTTTGCCTCTGTCACTGGTTTTAGCTTATTG GTGGGGGTGGCTAGTGCTTTAGATACCTTGTGTGGCCAATCATATGGAGCAAAGCAGCACCATATGTTAGGCATACACATGCAGAGGGCTATGCTTGTTCTTATGATTGTTAGCATACACCTTGCATTTATTTGGGCAAACACAAGTTCCATTCTAACTGCCCTTGGCCAAGATCCTGAAATATCTGCAGAAGCTGGACAATATGCTCGGCTAATGATTCCAAGCCTTTTTGCCTATGGCCTTCTTCAGTGCCTGAACAAATTTTTGCAAACCCAAAATATAGTATTTCCAATGGTGTTCAGCTCTGGAGTCACTACTTTGCTGCATATTGCTATATGTTGGACTATGGTATTCAAATTTGGACTAGGGAACAGAGGAGCTGCCATAGCAAATGCTATATCCTACTGGATAAATGTCTTGATCCTGATACTCTATGTCAAGTTTTCTCCTTCATGTTCAAAAACATGGACTGGATTCTCAAAAGAGGCATTGCATGGCATCCCTTCTTTTCTTAGACTTGCAATTCCTTCAGCTGTTATGGTTTG CTTGGAAATGTGGTCATTTGAAATGATGGTTCTCCTCTCTGGCCTTCTTCCAAATCCAAAGTTAGAAGCATCAGTGCTTTCTATCTG TCTGAATACTTCGACAACTGCTTGGATGATCCCCTTTGGACTCAGTGGAGCTGTAAG CACTCGTGTCTCAAATGAACTAGGAGCAGGTCACCCACGGGCAGCACGGTTAGCTGTGTACTTTGTCTTTGTAATGGCCATTACCGAGGGAACATTAATTGGAGCAGTGATGATACTAATGCGCAACATTTGGGGCTATGCATATAGTAATGAAGTGGAGGTGGTTCAATATGTAGCTATCATGTTGCCAATTCTTGCGTTATCCATTTTCCTGGATGCACTACAGTGTGTTCTTTCAG GCACAGCTAGAGGATGTGGTTGGCAAAAGAAAGGGGCTCTGATTAATCTAGGATCATACTATTTAGTTGGGATTCCATCAGCtatctatttttcttttgtcaTGCACATTGGGGGGAAG GGGCTTTGGCTGGGGATCATATGTGCACTGGTTGTTCAGGTGTCATGCCTTTTTGTAATTACAGCACGCACTGACTGGGAGCAAGAG GCAAGGAAGGCTAAAGAAAGAGTCTACTGTTCAATGACAGCAGGGCATGAGGGAGATAGTTTCTGCACATGA